ttgcaggcctgaatgacctctcctcgactgggtatcccttccctcctccggcgtacaaccctggcaatctggttggaacacctcaaccacctccactacaagccccagccatgcagtcagcatcaactccaagctcgacaacagcgggataaacaaacccgatgccctaggagaccaagcaggtgtttgggaaacaaacctcagtaatgcctttctcaacggactcacagacacagcgcaagctaaacaaaatgctggccgctcacaataccgagggagaggcagaggaggttttcAGAGGCAGAGGACAAGAAGCAAGACGTTCATTTGAAGAAAGATGTTTCCAAGTGTGGAagtgttgaacattggattatgggactgctcacagaacactggagtggaggcagagggggacagcaaggaaggggcccaatcgagcgagatggaaattcagccagcagcatcaaaccagggaagtgacacacacacacacacacacacgcatcatacatgctattgagaaattagaagaattagaggacatgtctgtggttaaaaagggtacatatttgaaatatgacagtgaatgtttgcattaagaaatgtcccacacatttttggttgattctggggctacacattctgtggtaaaaaaaaaaggggcagatttgcctgaatgcaaatttagtgatagatttattcatgtgctgggtttatgaaaaggagaagtttctgtaccacttcagagtggagataacggtgttgacagtaatccatttcccacatcagtaaaaaacagttattttatcatctgtctgcccaacacatttactgggcagagatctggttctccggttcggcttggacctcatttttccacaaatgagggtcttaaagtccgacagccatctcctacgatggttcaaaaaagtgtcatttgatgataaagaactggtgaatgtgtatcaatgggctgctgacatatcctgattttcaggagttgttgcgtttgactgatcaacgtggttttccacctgctgtgtgtaaacttctcattttgcattgtactgctaacgtggttgaaagatccgtgtaaatgctatgatgagagttttacggttagaatgtgtgaatgatgagctcatgtttaaaaatgtattggaattcgctgggtagcgctatctctgtagactcacacacacacaagacacaaccagctgtgtcaaatcccaggggcggtccacacatttcactagccagggggccccactgatagatggagggatttgggtccaatcgttaaagattgggagtcagtcactgattgggcacctacacacacagaatatgtcatgtactctatgtcacgtgacgtgtatcaaaggaaaatgtgcacgaacgtagccgttctgcgcacattgctgttggttgaggataaggtaattctcatatctctgagcttcctgccgcgctttcagatgtgccatactcactctgggcagctcacagatatgacgtagggttaatgtccacgttcacgtaccgtacccatttgaacgtgaagctgttgatggccagtgtttacctctctgcttaaacaaggggtcattattccgtgtaacgattccagtgtttcctgtcaaaaagatcagagacaaacctcctgacgagtggagatttgtccaggatttacgatgtaaatgcagctgtgcatgcacgctcgtccggaattcttatctgattatttcccaagttccagcctctgcaacatatttactgccatagatgtctcaaatgcatttttcagtgttccggtacacaaagacagtcaatttttgttcacatttgaatataatggtaaaccttacacattcacacgtttgtgttaagactaaatgttaaaaaagtcactaagcaacagatgatgtcattcttgcgtatgtgttcataacacacggctgttgttatgcttgctgtgatacattagtccgttctctgcttgtaattatgccgttacaagcttcaaagttgaatttatcatctgaatttgccgaaacaagtttaatattctgaaagccaatactttgaagatgtataagtgaggtgtcttgagtagtcaaaattacctacaaatcattgtacacacgtgtacatattattctatttttatgcagctctgtgtgattttgtagctacaattcagactaatatactaccagaagtggaataagtactcagatattgtacttgagtaaaagtagaagtaccagagtgttacagtaacagtcctgcattcaaaatgttcttcaagtaaagtagaaaagtattatcagaatatagtgaaagtaaagacagtaaaagtagtcgttgtgcagattggtccatttcagaataatatatatgatatgttttataatgattgatcatgaaagtgttctcaaagctggtgaaggttgcagctagtctgaagtactttgtagactgcagggtagcttgtggattcactccaggtggaactaaagtctgattcaacacttgattatatttcacatcattcatccacatctgtgaagtaactaaaggtattacatacatgtagtgaaggaaaagtacaccatgtacctatgacttatgttcacttccaacctaaaagtacctcaaaaatagtaatcaataatgtattgaaaagttatttgctgattggttcttatatcggctcagccaggttatgggaggcccagtcctacgtacactctaacaacaaatgcattggcttaacaaagaaaaatcaaggcaataggttgcatcgatggttattggagttaagacaacttctattgaaatattgttaaagcaacaaagttatttgggttaggggagaaggcttttcctctacaatcagaggtgttttcaattacccctcacttaataattggtagcataaacacacgtttttaagttgatttactcCAAAGTtcccaacttgttttaccgtattatttaatctaatcttaaattgtatgtactttaattaccacatgttgaacatgtaacacatgtttttagttgacaactatttataaattaagtgcctccaataatattgtattcaatagggtttttccttttagctttttcatgtttttgcctttaaagaaagaaattaattgaattccacaacaaaaaatattaggcaattcattttattttttttgaactgcaggtgttattcacacacatgatgtttccaaaggagagacttcatttagtttgaacattgcctgaagacggttgacgtactttccatggtgtgcacctagaccggacttaaagacagacaggtttttattgtttggacttaaaagacgttcctctgaccaacgctgacctcattttgtatgttgatgggtctgcctctcgcgaccaagggggcactaatttatttgtttttttttgttgttttttttgttgttttttctgttgtttcagattctgctgttctccgttctggaccgcttccatgtcacctctcagcacaggcagcagagctcatcgcactaactgaagcctgcacgtttgcagaaggcaaaaccgtgactatttacactgactcacgatatgctttcggggtagtacacattttggggctatttggaagtgtagacaatttcttaaatctgatggcaaaccagtacttaaccatgtactggttgcaggcttactagacgccattttgctcccatctgaggttgcagtctgtaaatgtgccgcacacgcaagcagtacagacccagtttccctaggaaatgcgtctgctgactcagccgcaaaggcagctgccctgattcctctcgcacctcacacactcatttgttaaaatccctgtctcctcctttactgacaaaatgtcatcactgacttccatgcagcagctagctacgccagttgagaaggctcaatggaaggctgctgggctgtttttgggttggcccaaattccaatccatgtcttcccagacattttttccctcatttcgctaagttgacacatgggtgggatcatgtgtcaaaaggggggatgttagagtctataaatcaggagtggttcacaagggggttcacagtaacagctcaaaagcactgtgaagcatgctaatctgcattatgcaattacaaaatacactacaaaatgctgtgcagacacaggtctgtcatggacacaagctctgcccattgtgctgatgtacatgaggatgcggaaaagaacacggagtcaactcagcccatttgaaatccttttttgggctcctccacagattggactcaaggctccaggatgtcctcttccctccacaactttgtgtgaggatgctatgttgtcatattgtgttaacctatcatccactttagcgactgccactggtccgcttcaccgccttcaaccggcgacttcgtgctgatcaaggatttccggagaaagagctggaaatccaatcgttggcaaggtccctaccaggtgcttctcgtcacccagacagcggtcaaggtcgccgagagagctacatgggtccacgccagccactgcaaggtcgtggtcacaggaaaggagaaacgatagaacagacgacaacaagtgacatgtccaagtcaccaacagatgacaacaagtgacatgtccaagtcaccaacagatgacaacaagtgacatgtccaagtcaccaacagatgacaacaagtgacgtgtccaagtcaccaacagatgacaacaagtgacgtgtccgagtcaccaacagagatgacaacaagtgacgtgtccagtcaccaccagcaccacacttgcactacatacaccaaaacacactacacacaaggtgtcacagcgagtgccagctgagcggttccatatgctctctggttcctcgtttgtgttatcagtgtgaagtctgacggtccgtgtcacgaaatcgaccgagagaatacactcacaccactccatggaacatttccccctcgtgatgagggctcgcctggagagacgacaacgcaaccgtgagcaatgtgaatgctactggagagcctggacaatcatagaatggttcctctgcatacttgccatgatagttgtgttaggactagtcctatattttatgtatccatttcagcatacagcatgtcagccaagaggtactaagaggtacatggggaaagcagggcgaaccacatttattttattttgttgtctgtatgtatgtatccggcgccgacccgtgtggcacattttacatagacatcgcgcccaaaactcagacccggaaaagcgtaagcaacctttgacgccactgttgacatccataggtacatctacatttaatctatacataggcgaccatagcaacattgatgtgggtcagaccagtaatgggatcaccggtaacgtctggtggcacactctgagatcattcttgcaggccgcaggacaaatgggtcatgttatgcatgcacccttttcccccaggactcatcaatgtccgtgccagttcgtccgcgctctctgacccaggttgaacacctctgcgtttatggctctgacaaagcccatcaagggtgaagacagcgtaaccgagtggcgttatgctaggcagcttcccccaccatgcagcaatcggtctgactcctctttgcgtgcatccacgcttgacaccacatacgcaaagtaccaacccgtcagccatgtgcaccccagtcatttgagagggatgaaacacaacctctgcatccagagaggttaccacaaaacgtctttacaccaccttattttttcctaggcactactactggtttgtactcgcatcctacggaacacatgcggtgacggtgcttacaaattcgtattgtcacatatctggtgcccctgagagaatcctttctaacgtagcattccctgatgttaaacatatttccctccaactggcgtggcccagtgatgctgggtttagcgcgccacaaGATTACTTTTCAATACTTTTTACTTCAATTActtcgcctcaaagggtggcctgtgtcatgtgatcggtgactcctgttgcacttacattcccgacgccccaagaacatcactgacaccgtgctgcatcttaacaacctgttagctgacatgaaagctgatgacatatccaacgcaggtggctgggactggtggtcctggcttacatcaggcgggTGGAAGCATGGCTGGCTAGTATAGTTACACCCCTGGNNNNNNNNNNNNNNNNNNNNNNNNNNNNNNNNNNNNNNNNNNNNNNNNNNNNNNNNNNNNNNNNNNNNNNNNNNNNNNNNNNNNNNNNNNNNNNNNNNNNTTATTTGCTATATTTCAATATAGTGATATAGAACAATGTGAAACCAATGTATTGGTCTGTCTGTTGAAACTGACCATGGAAGCTCATAATGTTCTTTCTTTTCTGACGGACAAAGAAAATGGCAGTAATATCATTGTTAGAGCCTCCGGGCCGCATACGGTCCATTTGGCGAGACCattttgtacggccctcgaggtatttataaacacacagcaaaaaataaaaaattaaagaaatctagagcgcaaaataattaacaagcgagtgcctgtttttcctggccacggtcagggttcttgaacacaacacgagcctaacgtgtcatcacgtggtatatgtctcgtctgacaggggtggagttctgacggagagcaccagaacgccactcctgcacttcagaaattgcagtaggctacccataaggagccgtacacatgctgcagttgtgCCTGAAATTagatctgtggttaacacaatgttaagagaTTTTCAAGTTTGGTTCTACGATATAAaatatgtcattaaagaccctGATGGTGAATGTCGGAAGTTTCATGAAACAAGTGATTATATGAGACTACTAAACGTGTACTCCTTACACatcaaactgacaccaaagaacaccaaagaacacgtcccgacggaacgtcgcctcacgtctcctgcgttttggccatgtgtcggcactggaacacaccgcaaagacttcagccgacggccaagttgcacgtacgaactgctcatggcgtgagtggcaataactctccttaccagcagcggcggtagtgtgtattcgtcattcaaaagaaggcaacaaccggaagaccgACCGcatgataaccgagagaagaagaacagactgcgtgatttaaaacaaacaacaaatagcgtgtgcgttccattttccactctacagcgagaagctcacggggctttcccgaacctgtgtcgagagctggagttaaatgaaatctcagatttgccttcttaatagtttgtttgggtctcTCACttcgtttcgcttctcatgcacggATTCGCTAGCTAAACAGCCATCAGAGTGATTTTCTTTGGCCAACGGCCTTCCGATTCAAATTCGAGTCGAATTGGCGGCGGAAGGTGTTGGCACGGCAGAAAAGACACGACTGTGCagtacacaccaatctgagtagggcgacacgacgctcatcgacggcccgaCATCTATCGACGCCGAAAATTGGCTTGGTGTGTAAGGATCTTTAGAGCTATTCTAAGGTTAATGGTCTTGTCCTTTCGTGCAGTGTAGAAATGACGTTTTCTCCATTTGCTAGCAGGTGTGTTTAATGTTTATGTTTATCTTTTTTGTTCCGTCTTAGCACCTCCTCTTCTATTCTTGGTGTGAACATGTGAATATAAGACCCTCTGCAGACCTCCTGACTTTTGTACGCCGCTGCAGACTGCTTGACAATCTGTAACGATTTACCTTCTTGCAAGAATAAACTCCCTAAAAGACTGTTTACTTCAAAACTCTTCATCTCGGTATAATGGAAAGGTTTACCcaccattttattattatttgttagtCTAACAACATTTCCACCACACCATatcctaacgttagcttttacCTCTGCCGATTGCATTATGCTTCCAAAATCATAAAAGTGGTGTTTAATATGTAGAGATTATCCAGCTAAACAAATGTATGCCACAGATCTTTTGCTGCAATATTCTAAAATCCCTTTTCCTCTTCCCCCCGCGATGCTCACTTCCGGGTCAACCTACAAAAACACATCATTATTGCACCATTCTATGGGGCAATGGTATATGAGAACAGTGGTAATGACCACAACCATAGCACATCCAACAATATCAGACCAGACATACAACTACTCAGTATCAGACATTACTGAAGTGGTAAAAACATCAAATTCAAACTGGAAGGTTGGGGAGCAGATGAATATCATAGCAGCAGCCTCCAACCCCTCTCAGCTGTCAGAAGTCCCAGTTGAAACTCTCAGCAGGATTACTGGGAAGAGAGACGCTTGATAAACACAGGTCCAGGTCTTTTACCACAAAGACATTCATGCTGCCTATATGGGTGAATACATTACAACTGGTATCTAAAAAGGTATCATCTACTCCTCTGGAGATATCTACACTAGGTTAACTATGGTACTGTGCAGATACCTTCAGTAGTAACCATGGACACCACAGGGAGCCTGTGTCAGGGTCTGCTGTTGTACTttcaaaagaaaagaagaacacCAGAAGTGTATCATAAAGTGAACCACATTTCTGCTATGGTCCTGCACCAAAGAtgctgcacacacactgctgaaAACATCTTTCTAATATTTCTCCTAATATTATTTAGAAAAGAGAGGATTGATGAAGCTGCATCACAAGACTTCCAATTGTCTCAACCATGGCAAAACAGCTTACAGCTCTTTTCTTGGCTTAAGGTTGATTAATGCTTAAAATGGCAACCATAATTACGGAGTAAATACGTTTACCTTTAAAGTATGTTCTAGGAAACATGGTGCCACCTTCTAAGGCAAGAGAACAtattcagctcattttcaggttcatatttgtattttggggGGAGGATCCTTTGCAGATCATTTAGTTTGATAAATGTAGATGCAAGATGCTAAAACAATTAGCCTCTTGTCCGCAAGGTATTTGTCATCCTACGACGATggttgcctgtgtgtgtgtaatgtgagcGATACCGAGTTTCGATTATCTATCAAACGTCTGGAAGGAAAGTCTTAACATCTAAGCTTTCCTCAGGACCGAGGGGAGTGTTTTAGTGCCACGCATCATGTCATCATAGATTTGTGGTTCTAACAAAAACTCTATGCTTGGCCGGACTTTGGTTAGCGCATCAAAATCCACACTAACGGACTTAAGGTAGGTCTCTGCATGCTGTATGTTTTCTGTCTCAATACACCCCTTATTACAGATCACCGTTGTGTTTCTCTTTATGTGGAAAGCACAGAAGAGAAAAGCAGTCCGATGACCGAACGAGAACACAAGCACTGCTGAGTAACTAAATGAAGGGCTCTCATTACTTTGTAAAAACCTTGTTTGTAGACTAACCTGTTCCACAAGTCGTCATCCTCTCCTCCCCAGCCCCAGAATGCATTGGGAAAGCCATTAATCTTCCGAAACTGCTCCAcagtgagtccactgacaccaccaAAGAACTCGCTATATGGAAGActggaaacaaaacaaacaaagtgttaaAATCAACATGATCTGTATAGTTCATAGCCTGTCCaaacactttgaaatctattggTCATTGCCACCAAAGGAAATCAATACTTAACTTAAGCAGGACAAACAGTTTATGTTCTTAAAAGATATCTGATGACACACTCACATGTACATGTATTTGTCCAGCTTGGCAGCAAAGTGGCGTGGCATCTGACCGCAGCCGTAGTAGTTTCGGTCATTCTCAGGGATGTGGTCGACGTCATGGAAGATCAAGCAGTCCCAGTCCAAGTCCTTCATGGCCTCCAGGAATCCCACGTTAAACAGCATGGCTCTGTTGAAGGGCTGGCTGCCACTCTACACGCCATGAGTTGAGTACACGTTAATAAAgctgtcttgtaatgcacaacGTGTTCATACAGCAGCATGCAGTGCGGGCCACACACCTGTTCGATGACGTAGAAGGCAAACTGCAGCCGCTGTCTCTGCAGCATGGGGATAAGATGTTGTAAGAGGATGGGGAGATGCTCGTGACAGTTTCTAAACGGAATCAGGATGGCCACCTAAAAGGAAAATATTAGAGTAAGAAATAAGAGCCAACCTTCGACTAAATTCATCTGCTTTCTTGTTGTTTTTCCCCTAGAGGAATCTATTTGCATCACTGGTTTAAAAAAAGTTTGAAGGAcatatattatttatacactTCTAAAAGGCCTACCTTCCAGCGAGGTCTGCAGTCTTTTGGTTTCCAGTGGCCTCCAAACTCAATGTCAAAATACTTGGAGGACCTCAGTTCTATCTCCTCCATGGGGATCTCTGTCATGTTTACTTCAATAAGGCCCTCTGTGGAGagagttttgtgtgtgtgtgtgtgtgtgtgtgtgtgtgtgtgtgtgtgtgtgtggggggggggtacatAAATCAGCttcacattaaaacaaataacaacTTTCTACAGCGTAAAAAATAGGGCTTTGTTTTTCTCTCGTTCCTGTGCTACTTAGCTCATTGGTCTGACCGCTATTAGCTAAttctcatttattttatatttgtgttgtaTTTTTACAACAGAACAATTAAGCAGCAAAGCTTGAAGTGCAGTAGATTTTAAATTATGGCTTTCCTGAAACGACATGTTAGAGCCCGTCTTTCAATTTgtaaaaaaggtcaaatattgtCACCGAATCGTTACCTCAGTAGTCATGGAAGTATAAAAGACTACATTTCCCACGGCGCAAGCCTCTTAAGAGACACAGAGATAGGCAATCTGTGCGAAAGACACAGTTGAGAAACAGTTTTATACCGTTTAGTAATATTATCGTACACAAAGTAAAGGAAGAAAGACGATCTAagttgtttattattttatggGAGTTTTGCCTCTTTTGTTTTGATTTGTTTGACTATTTTAAAAAGCCAATTTTCTTTGTTGAACATGTGAAAAGTTtagcattttcttttggcgacATGCAGGTTGCAAAATATCAATTGGAAGTCAAACAAGtaaaaacaaatgaatgaaaGATAACGCATtaaaactgtctgtttaaagcgTCTACTTGCTTAATGGAAACAAAGGGAGGAAGCTGCGACAACcctttcctgtttcctgtcagGTAAAAGGTCTGTACTCACTCATAGAAGGTAATCGCTCTGGACATGGCAGGTTCTGGGCGTAGGTGAAGTTCTCGGGGAGGTACGTGGTCGGCTGCACCAGGTATTCACTGGAGTTGCTGCCATCAGGATAGTCTGCAGAAAAATCAACCAACATCTAGTATAACAGCAGAATACGCCAAACCACATCATTGACATCAAATGACTGATGATAGGGCTTCAATATGGACCCTATTTCTCATGATTGTGtcaaatgaaaaacatttttaggAAATTGATACAGCCTGCAAGGTAATcctatattaaaataaatatgggGGAGTAAAAAGATGTTGACTCTTAAATGTAGCGGAAGTGATAATGAGCAATACAATGAAAATACCCCAAaaattacaaatatcaaaaagtAGGCTAGATACAATAGTTGATTACATATCGGCTACTCAGTTACTTTCTATAATGACCTCAGTtcgatattatattatttttggGATATGAAACAGTTTTTGAAAAACTTCGACAAGTTTATATCAACGCCGTGAATCGATATTTGCGCACGTGTGCATAACCGATGGGATTTCTGGTACATCCATGGTAGTAGTGAGTGACTGTGACAATACCTTCGTCTGCAGGTTACAcgcaggggcggcgggtactgtaggctagggaaggctatgCTCCTACGCtcctatgcagccacctgtactacgaagccagttcaacagaccctggatatctttgagttatcttaactaaccatAACAATAGagatctcgctaaacggtcctacgacgctggttatcaacttggtaaatcaagccagggtttctctctccagctgaaagCGTTCACGTGAACGGGGCGGGGTGAGCAACATtttaccaatcacaaacagggacaagtcagAGCCGTAtctgggacaagtgtactgacactgacagcgcagcgtcatacttcattaatgaaaagtaaactaatattagacaaatatgaactttaaacatccatgatttaaacatataatccaggatacaaaccacatagttgcacctgcaaggtgaatacagaacaactggttacaaaataaataaactactataaagtgtttgaaagcgtacaccagttttatgatatcactgccccatctagacacgagtggatctgactttaattacatttgagttgagtgtttcgccaacctaatgtgttgcttaaaataatacttctgcatacagtatgacagtatgtgacaatgtatgtgacaatgtaaagtgttgcacggccagatacggctcgagaagctgactcagataaggaaatatatgatatattatgatattaaatgatcgatgatctgattgatgatgtgatatgaatgataagtgcgacacgtcgccGTCTTCCCTGCTTAGTcctacggcagtttaaac
Above is a window of Pseudochaenichthys georgianus chromosome 1, fPseGeo1.2, whole genome shotgun sequence DNA encoding:
- the LOC117454417 gene encoding beta-1,4-galactosyltransferase 6-like, producing the protein MAETPHNETRLTSVRKPRDDYPDGSNSSEYLVQPTTYLPENFTYAQNLPCPERLPSMKGLIEVNMTEIPMEEIELRSSKYFDIEFGGHWKPKDCRPRWKVAILIPFRNCHEHLPILLQHLIPMLQRQRLQFAFYVIEQSGSQPFNRAMLFNVGFLEAMKDLDWDCLIFHDVDHIPENDRNYYGCGQMPRHFAAKLDKYMYILPYSEFFGGVSGLTVEQFRKINGFPNAFWGWGGEDDDLWNSTTADPDTGSLWCPWLLLKVSAQYHS